In a genomic window of Helianthus annuus cultivar XRQ/B chromosome 10, HanXRQr2.0-SUNRISE, whole genome shotgun sequence:
- the LOC110884011 gene encoding autophagy-related protein 9, with translation MFGGTKGITALHRLKQKLLGESSFATSIDNVTPEIELSDYQRAPSQGSESPSGLLNGESLKVEPIADLDLFFERLYSYYCEKGLWCIIIKWIVELLSLAFTICFSGFFLLFVDWDGLRRAKCGMDAVESGIKPCDLAKEALHEHPLTPLTTFKVVILGYLGITFVYWIFCFLRFFVQLKDTLDIRQFYINSLGVTDNEMQTMPWASILEKVVRIQESQQLCVVKDLSAHDIVMRLMRKENYLIGMLNKGVLAFPISSWVPGAGPTVKIDANGTRYCLTLTKTLEWTLNWCILHSMFDRNFCIRKDFVSDRDTLKKRLMVVGIAMLLLSPFLVIFMLVYLFLRHAEQFYKHPSTASSRRWSNLSKWIFREFNEVDHLFKHRINSSVTHASDYLKQFPSPVLSIIAKFVSFVFGGFAAILIIIAFLEESLLEGHIFGRNLFWYTAVFGAITAISRALVSDELLVLDPHGTMSLTVQHTHYMPKKWRRKENTEFVRVEFETLFQYTGKMLLEEMASIFLTPFLLIFVVPERVDDILQFIADFTVDVEGVGHVCSFSVFDFQKHGNSKYASPHNSSTTYRSSQGKMEKSFLSFQSSYPSWEPSADGKQLLSTLKAFKEQKFQEQGITPGYMSLNRLPQWAARTCPAHGDPNSYFSRDTGPNVSKTTYQRDCMWLMDPAHKNHPYILDWYYTSSHHHWRGPQDIESGPVDDVDDNMANMWDPPDIRRDPVRYDDHWGSFFDDRMKSNLEASTSAPLSRGSVLQHHDSGNMGRSHWWDRPRGVGPGPQTSFVEPPNFNRDDYNDYHDNFSDRSFEEHGRPFDWGASKSNELSKTFYMDDIGGKFDLPFDDIYEEHSESPPRTPRM, from the exons ATGTTCGGTGGGACAAAAGGCATCACTGCTCTCCACCGTTTAAAACAAAAATTACTTGGCGAGTCATCTTTCGCAACATCAATTGACAATGTTACCCCTGAAATCGAGTTATCGGATTATCAACGGGCCCCGAGTCAAGGTAGTGAGAGCCCGTCCGGGCTTCTTAACGGCGAAAGCTTGAAAGTCGAACCGATTGCTGATTTGGATTTGTTCTTTGAAAGACTTTATAGCTACTATTGTGAAAAAGGTCTATGGTGCATCATTATTAAGTGGATCGTTGAGCTTTTGAGTTTGGCGTTTACCATATGTTTTTCGGGCTTCTTTTTATTGTTTGTTGATTGGGATGGCCTTCGAAGGGCGAAATGTGGGATGGATGCAGTTGAATCCGGGATAAAACCGTGTGATCTTGCTAAAGAAGCTCTTCATGAACATCCTTTGACACCTTTAACAACTTTTAAGGTTGTTATTCTTGGTTATCTTGGAATCACTTTCGTTTATTGGATATTTTGCTTTCTAAGGTTCTTTGTACAGTTGAAGGATACACTTGACATACGCCAATTCTACATTAACAG TCTTGGTGTGACTGACAATGAGATGCAAACGATGCCATGGGCGTCAATTCTTGAAAAAGTTGTTCGAATTCAAGAATCACAACAATTATGTGTGGTGAAGGATCTTTCGGCTCATGATATTGTGATGAGATTGATGAGGAAGGAAAACTACTTGATTGGAATGTTAAACAAAGGCGTGCTAGCCTTCCCGATCTCCTCATGGGTCCCGGGTGCGGGTCCCACTGTCAAGATCGATGCAAATGGTACACGATATTGCCTAACGCTAACCAAGACCCTTGAGTGGACTTTAAATTGGTGCATATTGCACAGCATGTTTGATAG AAATTTTTGTATTAGAAAGGACTTTGTTAGCGACCGCGATACGTTAAAGAAAAGGCTAATGGTTGTTGGGATTGCAATGCTTCTTTTGTCTCCATTTCTAGTTATCTTTATGCTTGTCTATCTATTTCTAAGACACGCAGAACAGTTTTATAAACATCCTAGTACTGCTTCTTCTAGAAGATGGTCAAATCTTTCCAAATGGATATTCAGGGAATTCAACGAG GTGGATCATTTGTTCAAGCACCGTATCAATAGCAGTGTTACACACGCCTCAGATTATTTAAAACAATTCCCGTCTCCTGTTCTTTCAATCATTGCAAAGTTCGTTTCTTTCGTTTTTGGTGGCTTTGCTGCAATCTTGATCATCATCGCGTTTCTTGAGGAATCTTTACTTGAAGGCCAC ATTTTTGGTCGTAATTTGTTTTGGTATACCGCTGTTTTTGGAGCAATAACCGCCATAAGTCGAGCTCTTGTTTCCGATGAGCTTTTAGTTCTTGATCCACATGGGACTATGTCGTTAACCGTTCAACATACTCATTATATGCCCAAAAAATGGCGCAGGAAAGAAAACACCGAATTTGTTCGAGTCGAATTTGAAACTCTTTTTCag TACACCGGGAAGATGTTGCTGGAGGAGATGGCGTCGATCTTTCTAACTCCATTCTTGCTTATATTCGTAGTACCTGAG CGGGTTGATGATATTTTGCAGTTCATTGCGGACTTCACTGTTGACGTTGAAGGCGTTGGTCATGTTTGCAG TTTTAGCGTATTTGACTTCCAGAAACACGGTAATAGCAAGTATGCTTCTCCGCATAACTCATCAACTACTTACCGTAGTTCCCAAGGGAAAATGGAGAAATCATTTCTAAG CTTTCAAAGTAGCTATCCTTCATGGGAACCAAGTGCAGACGGAAAACAACTTCTTTCAACACTCAAGGCGTTCAAGGAACAAAAGTTTCAAGAACAGGGTATAACTCCGGGCTACATGAGCCTGAACCGACTACCACAATGGGCGGCCCGTACCTGTCCAGCCCACGGCGACCCAAACAGCTACTTCTCTCGAGACACGGGCCCAAACGTTTCGAAAACTACTTATCAACGAGATTGTATGTGGCTCATGGATCCGGCTCACAAGAACCATCCGTACATTCTCGACTGGTACTACACGTCTTCTCACCATCACTGGCGTGGGCCACAAGACATCGAATCAGGCCCTGTTGATGACGTTGACGACAACATGGCAAACATGTGGGACCCACCTGACATAAGACGGGACCCGGTCCGGTATGATGACCATTGGGGAAGCTTTTTTGACGACCGAATGAAGAGTAATCTAGAAGCGTCTACGTCTGCTCCTCTGTCACGTGGAAGTGTTCTACAACATCATGATTCCGGCAATATGGGTAGGAGCCACTGGTGGGACCGTCCACGAGGGGTGGGCCCGGGCCCTCAAACAAGCTTTGTCGAGCCGCCAAATTTCAACCGTGATGATTACAACGACTACCATGATAATTTCTCGGACCGGAGCTTTGAAGAACATGGTCGACCGTTTGACTGGGGGGCTTCGAAGTCAAACGAGTTGTCGAAGACTTTTTATATGGATGATATTGGAGGAAAATTTGATCTCCCTTTCGATGATATCTATGAAGAACATTCTGAAAGCCCGCCAAGAACACCCCGTATGTAG
- the LOC110884012 gene encoding CDT1-like protein a, chloroplastic, which yields MDSSAAPSSAFDSFKSKKPLKSSISKPHSSDKAPDQNPLFFKTPEKTLTRRQSLRSVNQVKEAAKRLRVSDPVASVAPNPSPETPNSKSKTFKHPKSLPEKYEILCTFFDRLGSSLRLLGLKRSMPTFANISRMVRSLTDRSFGYSHLAQIKFILPEAVEIKKILVRDDRTSCLKPDLCISLNFDIVHDDENLRSDSGYTLLSKLFRSRLLGFCESNPEGDDVPEGELPEPFNKSNKSSYTNPVQKVNVDSVHDISSTVSEHQPVAASIMPQSFKRRFSKQILPENVELAETRVDHEVASAVKSLNELPETPVKGFAIDGTPVKLVSTPFSDTPAQTARPVRCFMTPDEEGSVMSPSKLTRRPSGKRSITFDTPVKNRTPPVKRVSNDDDEDVLSDDLLASIRANEMKALEENNPEISQAKWRKQMIAGLPKLVDAVLFYFQSVKRTVVTKEELMNIITSSQLEIVDRREAEEQLRLLQEFAPEWIYEKTASSGDLLICVNKISSPGSIRTRLSNAN from the exons ATGGATTCATCCGCAGCACCTTCATCAGCTTTCGATTCATTCAAATCCAAAAAACCCTTAAAATCCTCCATCAGCAAACCACATTCATCCGACAAAGCACCCGATCAGAACCCGTTGTTCTTCAAAACCCCCGAAAAAACCCTCACGCGCCGCCAGTCACTCCGATCGGTCAATCAAGTCAAAGAAGCGGCCAAACGGCTTCGGGTTTCAGACCCGGTAGCTTCAGTTGCTCCAAATCCCTCACCGGAAACACCTAACTCGAAATCGAAGACCTTCAAACACCCGAAATCGCTTCCGGAGAA GTATGAAATATTGTGTACGTTTTTCGATCGATTGGGGTCTTCTCTACGACTACTCGGGTTGAAACGATCTATGCCGACATTTGCGAACATCAGTAGAATGGTTCGGAGCTTAACCGATAG GAGTTTTGGGTATAGTCATTTAGCTCAGATTAAGTTTATATTACCCGAGGCGGTTGAGATTAAGAAGATACTCGTTCGCGatgatcgaacgagctgtttgaaACCGGATCTTTGTATCAGTTTGAATTTTGATATTGTTCATGATGATGAGAATCTGAGATCTGATAGTGGTTATACACTGTTGAGTAAATTGTTTCGGTCCAGGCTTTTGGGTTTCTGTGAATCCAATCCTGAG GGAGATGATGTTCCGGAGGGGGAGTTACCCGAACCGTTTAATAAATCGAACAAATCGTCTTATACAAATCCAGTTCAAAAGGTTAATGTGGATTCAGTTCATGATATTTCGTCAACAGTTTCTGAACATCAGCCAGTGGCAGCATCTATTATGCCTCAATCTTTCAAAAGGCGGTTTTCGAAACAAATTTTGCCCGAAAATGTAGAGCTTGCTGAAACTCGGGTTGACCATGAAGTAGCTTCCGCTGTGAAATCGCTTAACGAGTTACCTGAAACGCCGGTCAAGGGATTTGCGATTGATGGGACTCCGGTTAAGCTTGTTTCGACTCCATTTAGTGACACACCTGCACAAACCGCACGGCCGGTTAGGTGTTTTATGACCCCGGATGAAGAGGGTTCAGTTATGTCTCCTAGTAAGTTAACCAGACGCCCAAGTGGAAAGAGATCGATAACGTTTGATACTCCTGTGAAGAATAGAACTCCACCTGTTAAAAGGGTATCCAATGATGATGACGAGGATGTCCTCTCGGATGATCTTCTAGCATCG ATTAGAGCAAATGAAATGAAAGCATTAGAGGAGAATAATCCAGAAATCTCACAGGCTAAATGGAGGAAACAGATGATTGCAGGGTTACCTAAACTCGTCGACGCCGTTTTGTTTTACTTTCAGTCGGTTAAACGAACTGTTGTTACAAAAGAGGAGCTTATGAACATCATAACTTCAAGCCAGTTGGAAATTGTTGACAGAA GAGAAgctgaagaacaactcagattgtTGCAAGAATTTGCTCCTGAATGGATTTATGAGAAAACGGCATCAAGTGGTGATCTTTTGATCTG TGTTAATAAAATATCAAGCCCGGGATCGATACGCACAAGGCTCTCTAATGCTAACTAA
- the LOC110884013 gene encoding 1-aminocyclopropane-1-carboxylate oxidase homolog 1 translates to MSSTRLTDVDSQEFHRAKAEFDQTKAGVKGVLDSRILKIPNIFIHPPENLLKSPSSGASDLDLQVPVIDLKGFEGGKEVKEVKVGEIREASEQWGIFQLVNHGIPVSVLDEMIEGVRRFHEQPNEVKMKWYSREYEQHVRFYSNGSLYESKAFNWRDTVSCHHADGALDPNAMPQVSRRAIQNYMERIISLKNTLAELLSDALGLDSKHLESMDCMKTATLLCHYYPPCPEPDLTLGATKHSDPSFLTILLQDSIGGLQVFRNGQWVDVKPVKGALIVNIGDLMQLVSNDKFKSVEHRVLAAPIGPRISSACFFYPSTANDCKPYGPIKELISEECGPIYRETTPKEYMSCYRSKGLDGTSCLSYFKL, encoded by the exons ATGTCGAGCACGAGACTAACCGACGTTGATAGCCAAGAGTTTCATAGAGCAAAAGCCGAATTTGACCAAACGAAAGCTGGAGTCAAAGGAGTCCTAGACTCCAGGATTTTGAAAATCCCGAATATATTCATCCACCCACCGGAGAATTTACTAAAAAGCCCGTCTTCTGGAGCAAGCGATCTAGACCTTCAAGTCCCGGTGATAGATCTTAAAGGCTTTGAAGGAGGAAaagaagtcaaagaagtcaaagttggtGAAATTCGGGAAGCGTCAGAACAATGGGGGATTTTTCAACTGGTTAACCATGGGATTCCGGTTAGCGTTCTGGATGAAATGATAGAAGGCGTGCGAAGGTTTCATGAGCAACCCAATGAGGTGAAGATGAAGTGGTACTCGCGTGAGTACGAGCAACATGTTAGGTTTTACTCTAACGGTAGTCTTTATGAGTCGAAAGCGTTTAATTGGAGGGACACGGTTTCTTGTCACCATGCTGATGGTGCACTTGATCCTAATGCGATGCCGCAAGTTTCCAG GAGAGCGATACAAAACTACATGGAACGGATCATAAGTCTAAAAAACACACTAGCAGAGTTACTATCAGACGCTTTAGGACTCGACAGTAAGCACCTAGAAAGCATGGATTGCATGAAAACCGCCACACTCTTGTGCCATTACTATCCCCCTTGTCCTGAGCCCGACTTGACTCTAGGAGCCACAAAGCACTCAGACCCGTCGTTCCTGACCATTCTTCTTCAAGATAGTATCGGTGGTCTTCAGGTTTTTCGAAACGGTCAATGGGTGGATGTGAAACCGGTCAAAGGGGCACTCATAGTAAATATTGGCGATCTTATGCAG CTCGTTAGCAACGACAAGTTTAAGAGCGTGGAACATAGAGTGCTGGCTGCGCCTATCGGGCCGCGAATATCTTCCGCATGTTTCTTTTATCCAAGTACTGCTAATGACTGTAAGCCCTATGGGCCCATAAAGGAGCTGATATCAGAAGAGTGTGGGCCGATATACAGGGAGACAACCCCTAAAGAATACATGTCTTGCTATAGATCAAAAGGACTAGATGGTACCTCATGCCTTTCCTACTTTAAGTTGTAG
- the LOC118483367 gene encoding 50S ribosomal protein L33-like gives MGEKKKSATILIRLVSAAGTGFFYVKKKNPRKIQTKLEFRKYDPRVNRHVLFTEAKMK, from the coding sequence ATGGGGGAGAAGAAGAAGAGTGCAACAATTCTCATAAGGCTGGTTTCTGCAGCAGGGACCGGCTTTTTCTACGTGAAGAAGAAGAATCCGAGGAAGATACAAACCAAGTTAGAGTTCAGAAAGTATGATCCGCGTGTCAATCGTCATGTTCTGTTCACTGAGGCCAAGATGAAATGA